The following coding sequences are from one Mycobacterium bourgelatii window:
- a CDS encoding DEAD/DEAH box helicase, which yields MITFDELISRASDQLLQELVGRKTVRLLAGLDASLTRPERLSEIAIGLRAPADMLLDKKLRSELLMLLRKTEAEMLAQRLGLSGDPYEALASMKVRRSSSRASELFEFFTVSDDSEWRPVPPSHESVAPFHGLFPHQRLAARKVLAQLEQDPHRVVLHMPTGSGKTRTAMSVICHLLNQREPSLVVWLAHSEELCEQAVEEFGRAWAARGIRPVDVQRWWGPHSLRLPVTKDGLIVAGLAKVYASACKSHEEIGLLAGRVNLVVMDEAHQAIAPTYKLILDVLTQAGTPTPLLGLTATPGRSWNDVDEDERLAEFFSRQKVSLEVEGYGNPVRYLIDEGYLAETQFIQLDYTAGSELSVEELEELRESLDIPQSIIESLAADEQRNLLILSQTESMCRRHNRIIVFAATKDHAVVLATVLRARGYWSYAVTGETPTNDRARIIETFRTASDEPRVIVNYGVLTTGFDAPQTSAAVIARPTKSLVLFSQMVGRATRGEKAGGNRVAEIATVVDTRLPGFCNMSQAFRNWEDVW from the coding sequence GTGATTACTTTCGATGAGTTGATCAGTCGGGCGTCGGATCAGCTCTTGCAAGAGTTGGTAGGACGGAAGACCGTGCGGCTGCTCGCGGGGCTAGATGCGTCGCTGACCCGACCTGAGAGGCTCAGCGAGATCGCGATCGGACTGCGCGCGCCTGCGGACATGCTTCTAGACAAGAAGTTGCGTAGCGAGCTACTAATGCTGCTCCGGAAGACCGAGGCAGAGATGCTTGCGCAACGACTTGGATTGTCCGGCGATCCTTACGAAGCGCTGGCCTCGATGAAGGTTCGGCGATCGTCATCACGCGCATCCGAACTATTTGAGTTTTTCACGGTGAGTGATGACTCGGAATGGCGGCCCGTTCCGCCATCACACGAATCGGTGGCCCCCTTTCACGGCCTGTTCCCACATCAACGGTTGGCGGCACGAAAGGTTCTTGCGCAGCTCGAACAAGATCCACATCGCGTTGTGTTGCACATGCCTACAGGCTCGGGGAAGACACGCACGGCGATGTCGGTGATTTGTCATTTACTGAACCAGCGCGAGCCGAGTCTTGTTGTCTGGCTTGCGCACTCTGAAGAACTATGCGAACAGGCAGTCGAAGAGTTTGGACGGGCGTGGGCGGCACGTGGGATTCGGCCCGTCGACGTTCAACGTTGGTGGGGCCCGCATTCCCTCAGGCTTCCCGTCACCAAGGATGGGCTCATTGTCGCCGGCTTGGCAAAGGTATACGCCTCGGCCTGCAAATCGCACGAGGAGATCGGATTACTCGCTGGCCGGGTGAACCTTGTCGTAATGGATGAAGCACACCAAGCGATCGCCCCAACGTACAAGCTCATCCTCGATGTGCTGACCCAAGCGGGAACGCCAACACCTTTGCTTGGTCTGACCGCCACACCCGGCAGATCTTGGAATGACGTTGATGAGGACGAACGTCTTGCCGAGTTCTTCAGTCGGCAGAAAGTTTCTCTGGAGGTGGAGGGCTACGGCAATCCGGTCCGCTACTTAATCGATGAGGGATACCTGGCTGAAACTCAGTTCATCCAACTCGACTACACGGCAGGATCGGAACTCTCGGTTGAGGAGCTGGAGGAGCTCCGCGAGTCCCTCGACATCCCACAAAGCATCATCGAATCACTCGCGGCCGACGAGCAGCGGAACCTGCTGATCCTGAGCCAGACAGAGTCGATGTGTCGCCGCCACAATCGCATCATCGTCTTCGCTGCTACCAAGGATCATGCCGTCGTCCTAGCCACTGTGCTACGAGCACGCGGCTATTGGTCGTATGCCGTGACCGGCGAAACACCAACCAACGATCGCGCGCGCATCATCGAGACCTTTAGAACCGCTAGCGACGAACCACGCGTGATCGTCAATTACGGCGTGCTTACGACGGGATTTGACGCCCCTCAAACAAGTGCGGCCGTTATTGCGCGACCAACGAAAAGCCTTGTGTTGTTCAGTCAGATGGTTGGCCGGGCGACCAGAGGCGAGAAGGCGGGCGGCAACAGGGTGGCCGAGATCGCGACGGTAGTTGATACGCGGCTTCCAG
- a CDS encoding phosphoadenosine phosphosulfate reductase family protein has product MADTVRHICGISGGKDSSALAVYMRDRVPAMEYFFCDTGAELPETYEYLDRLETALGKPIARLNPRKGFDHWFDVYRGTLPSPQMRWCTKKMKIEPLEEWIGDDHAVSYVAIRADESNRKGYVSTKPNIQTVLPFVEDGVDHDGVLRILDEAGIGLPKYYEWRTRSGCYFCFYQRKAEWVGLADKHPELLKRAIAIEAKVRQDAGADGDASFGQYAMKGRQYTWSGGESLPELIARREEILARHDEAQEKAKKRKKNRPVWEVLGDALDDDDDAMQCSVCAL; this is encoded by the coding sequence ATGGCTGACACCGTTCGGCATATCTGCGGCATTAGCGGCGGTAAGGACTCTAGCGCGCTTGCGGTGTACATGCGTGACCGTGTGCCAGCGATGGAGTACTTCTTCTGCGACACCGGTGCGGAGCTCCCGGAGACCTACGAATACCTCGACCGGTTGGAAACCGCGCTTGGGAAGCCCATTGCCCGGCTTAACCCAAGGAAAGGTTTTGACCATTGGTTTGACGTGTACCGCGGAACCTTGCCATCCCCTCAGATGCGTTGGTGCACGAAGAAAATGAAGATCGAACCGCTGGAGGAGTGGATCGGCGACGATCACGCTGTCTCCTATGTGGCAATTCGCGCCGACGAGTCAAATCGCAAGGGGTACGTGAGCACGAAACCAAACATCCAGACCGTCCTTCCCTTCGTTGAAGATGGCGTCGATCACGATGGAGTGCTGAGGATTCTCGACGAGGCTGGGATCGGCCTACCCAAGTACTACGAGTGGCGTACGAGATCAGGCTGCTATTTCTGCTTTTACCAACGAAAAGCTGAGTGGGTCGGCTTAGCCGATAAGCACCCGGAACTTCTGAAACGGGCCATTGCAATCGAGGCGAAGGTCCGTCAGGATGCCGGCGCTGACGGAGACGCCTCGTTTGGCCAGTATGCGATGAAGGGCCGTCAATACACCTGGTCAGGTGGGGAGTCGCTGCCCGAGCTCATAGCTCGTCGTGAAGAGATTCTTGCCCGGCATGACGAAGCCCAGGAAAAGGCTAAGAAGCGGAAGAAGAATCGCCCTGTTTGGGAAGTTCTTGGTGATGCGCTCGACGACGACGACGACGCGATGCAGTGCTCGGTATGCGCGTTATGA